Proteins from one Gammaproteobacteria bacterium genomic window:
- the rpmF gene encoding 50S ribosomal protein L32: protein MAVQKSKKSRSMRGHRRSHNALKPPALSVDPTSGETHLRHHVTADGYYRGRKVIEKNTPEV from the coding sequence ATGGCTGTTCAGAAATCCAAGAAGTCCCGCTCGATGCGCGGTCACCGTCGTTCGCACAACGCGCTCAAGCCGCCGGCGCTGTCGGTGGACCCGACTTCGGGCGAGACGCATCTGCGTCACCACGTGACCGCGGACGGTTACTACCGCGGCCGGAAAGTGATCGAGAAGAACACCCCAGAAGTCTGA
- a CDS encoding YceD family protein, with product MTVPHILPQRIRAENAVRRRQRIEGRLGLEQLERLRELAAGEAGQLAARLDASADADGSWHVRGTLEGRLELVCERCAATYDWSFDIDVDWRLVESEAEEQRLLAECEPVLIEDDWLPVRQLIEDEVLLAVPVMPVCERNTCR from the coding sequence ATGACGGTCCCTCACATCCTGCCGCAGAGAATCCGCGCCGAAAACGCGGTTCGTCGGCGACAGCGCATCGAGGGTCGCCTCGGCCTGGAGCAACTGGAGCGCTTGCGCGAGCTTGCGGCCGGTGAGGCGGGGCAGCTTGCGGCGAGGTTGGATGCTTCGGCGGACGCGGACGGCAGCTGGCATGTGCGGGGGACGCTGGAAGGACGGCTCGAGCTGGTGTGTGAACGCTGCGCGGCGACGTACGACTGGTCGTTCGATATTGATGTGGACTGGCGTCTGGTCGAAAGCGAGGCCGAAGAGCAGCGCTTGCTGGCCGAGTGTGAGCCAGTGTTGATCGAAGACGATTGGCTGCCGGTTCGGCAGTTGATCGAGGACGAAGTCCTGCTCGCGGTGCCGGTCATGCCGGTTTGCGAACGGAATACCTGCCGCTGA
- a CDS encoding 3',5'-cyclic-nucleotide phosphodiesterase — MRIKVLGCSGGIGPGLRTTALLVNDETLVDAGTGVGDLSLSRMRRIRRVLLTHAHLDHVCGLAFMADNLFGLIDRPVDVFALDETLDALRKHIFNWWIWPDFGELPSTNAPIINYRAIETGHAIHVDGVRYTPFPVLHTVPAVGYVMQDAGGTIVFTGDTYADDSVWNALNALPQLDRLMIEIAFTDEQAELGRVSRHFTPSLLGQELHKLRHRPELLLTHHKPGAEARIEKECRVALADWSYRHLRRGDIITT; from the coding sequence ATGCGCATCAAGGTCCTGGGCTGTAGCGGGGGAATCGGGCCGGGCCTGAGAACCACGGCGTTGCTGGTGAACGACGAAACGCTCGTCGATGCCGGTACCGGCGTCGGTGATCTGTCGCTGTCACGCATGCGTCGAATTCGGCGCGTACTGCTGACGCATGCGCATCTCGATCACGTCTGCGGCCTGGCATTCATGGCGGACAATCTGTTCGGTCTGATCGACCGGCCTGTGGATGTGTTCGCGCTCGATGAGACGCTGGACGCGCTGCGCAAGCACATCTTCAATTGGTGGATCTGGCCGGACTTCGGCGAGCTGCCGTCGACCAATGCGCCAATCATCAACTACCGCGCGATCGAAACCGGTCACGCCATCCATGTCGACGGCGTGCGCTATACGCCGTTTCCAGTCTTGCATACGGTCCCCGCGGTCGGTTACGTGATGCAGGACGCGGGCGGCACGATCGTCTTTACCGGGGATACTTACGCCGACGATTCGGTGTGGAACGCGCTCAACGCCTTGCCGCAGCTTGATCGCCTGATGATCGAGATCGCCTTCACCGATGAGCAGGCGGAACTCGGGCGCGTCTCCCGCCACTTCACGCCGAGCCTGCTGGGCCAGGAACTGCACAAGCTGCGCCATCGACCGGAGCTGTTGCTGACGCACCATAAGCCCGGCGCCGAGGCACGGATTGAAAAGGAATGCCGCGTTGCGCTCGCGGACTGGAGTTACCGGCACCTGCGGCGCGGCGATATCATCACCACCTGA
- the radA gene encoding DNA repair protein RadA, whose product MAKQRSIYVCQSCGATAPKWAGQCPECGEWNTLVESVSDTRRGGYAGSSPVPEVQTLESISAENAPRVSTGMPEVDRVLGGGIVAGAVCLIGGDPGIGKSTLLLQVLAAVQGRLPTLYVTGEESLSQVSLRARRLGLARMDLPVLAETRVEAILQAMAVNAPGFVVIDSVQTLSSDSLDSAPGSVSQLRECSAQLVRFAKNHGCSIVLVGHVTKEGAIAGPRVLEHMVDTVLYFEHDPGSRFRIIRAVKNRFGAVNELGVFAMGDDGLKEVANPSALFLSRHEEAVPGSVIMVTRQGSRPLLVEVQSLVDTSHGSQPRRVALGLEGNRLNMLMAVMHRHGGISLADQDVFANVVGGMRIQETAADLPLLMAALSSLRGRPVPMDTVVFGEVGLAGEIRPVAAGEERLQEAAKHGFRRALIPAANQPRRSAKLDMEIVPLQRLSQAIDAF is encoded by the coding sequence ATGGCCAAACAGCGATCGATTTATGTCTGCCAATCCTGTGGTGCGACAGCCCCCAAATGGGCGGGTCAGTGTCCGGAATGCGGCGAATGGAACACGCTGGTCGAAAGCGTCAGCGATACCCGGCGCGGTGGCTATGCCGGAAGCTCGCCGGTGCCCGAAGTCCAGACCCTGGAATCGATTTCCGCCGAAAACGCACCGCGCGTGTCGACCGGAATGCCGGAGGTGGACCGGGTGCTCGGCGGTGGCATCGTGGCGGGCGCGGTCTGTCTGATCGGCGGCGATCCCGGTATCGGCAAGTCCACCTTGCTGTTGCAGGTGCTGGCGGCGGTGCAGGGCCGGCTGCCGACGCTCTACGTGACCGGTGAGGAATCGCTATCCCAGGTCAGCCTGCGCGCGCGGCGCCTGGGGCTGGCGCGCATGGATCTGCCGGTGCTCGCCGAAACGCGGGTCGAGGCCATCCTGCAGGCGATGGCGGTCAACGCGCCGGGCTTCGTGGTGATCGATTCGGTGCAGACCCTGTCGTCAGATTCACTGGATTCGGCGCCGGGCTCGGTGTCGCAGCTGCGCGAGTGTTCGGCGCAGTTGGTGCGCTTTGCCAAGAATCACGGATGTTCGATCGTGCTGGTCGGCCATGTGACCAAGGAGGGCGCGATCGCCGGTCCGCGCGTGCTCGAACACATGGTCGACACGGTGCTGTACTTCGAACATGACCCGGGTTCGCGTTTCCGCATCATTCGCGCCGTCAAGAATCGTTTTGGTGCCGTCAATGAACTCGGCGTATTCGCGATGGGCGATGACGGGCTCAAGGAAGTCGCCAACCCCTCGGCGCTGTTCCTGTCGCGTCACGAGGAGGCGGTACCGGGCAGCGTGATCATGGTCACGCGGCAAGGCAGCCGGCCGCTGCTGGTGGAGGTGCAATCTCTGGTCGATACCAGTCACGGCTCGCAGCCGCGGCGCGTCGCGCTGGGTCTGGAAGGCAATCGCCTCAATATGCTGATGGCGGTGATGCATCGCCACGGCGGCATTTCACTGGCGGACCAGGACGTGTTCGCCAATGTCGTTGGTGGCATGCGGATCCAGGAAACGGCCGCCGATCTGCCGCTGCTGATGGCGGCGCTGTCGAGCTTGCGCGGGCGCCCGGTGCCGATGGATACGGTGGTGTTTGGCGAGGTCGGGCTGGCCGGCGAAATCCGTCCGGTGGCCGCAGGCGAGGAACGTCTGCAGGAAGCCGCCAAGCACGGGTTTCGTCGCGCGCTGATTCCGGCGGCGAACCAGCCGCGCCGTTCCGCGAAGCTCGATATGGAAATCGTGCCGCTGCAACGTCTGTCGCAGGCCATCGACGCCTTCTGA
- a CDS encoding HlyC/CorC family transporter, with protein sequence MNDIPLAVLFSLLGILLLLSGFFSGSETALMTINRYRLAHRARNGERAAKLTQKLLERPDRLIGLILLGNNLVNILAASIATVIGIRLFGQYGIGVASAALTVVVLLFGEVTPKTLAALHPERVALPASYVYWVLKWPLFPIVWVINLIGNGILKLLGVSPEDVAQHSLSSEELRSVVAEAGAMIPQRHQAMLLSVLDLERVTVEDIMVPRNEIIGIDLGDSAEEIREQLTTTEHTRLPLFDGSIDDLRGIVHVRDAMTLAVEDRLSGPALLQITREPYYVPESTPLNQQLLNFQNQKRRLGFVVDEYGDIQGLVTLTDILQEIVGEFTPDPSTQIRNVFMDEDGSYLINGSVTLRGLNRSLGWKLPTTGPRTVNGLIMEQLEKIPKTGDLLELRGYTFEITEVRANAVKTARIRTPQMNHRAETPERTRR encoded by the coding sequence TTGAACGACATACCGTTAGCGGTTCTCTTTTCCCTGCTCGGGATCCTGCTGCTGTTGTCCGGTTTTTTTTCCGGCTCCGAAACCGCCCTGATGACGATCAATCGTTATCGACTCGCGCATCGTGCCAGGAATGGGGAACGCGCCGCCAAACTCACCCAGAAGCTGCTCGAACGGCCGGACCGGCTGATCGGCCTGATTTTGCTCGGCAACAATCTGGTCAATATCCTCGCCGCCTCGATCGCCACGGTGATCGGCATCCGCCTGTTCGGGCAATACGGCATCGGCGTGGCATCGGCGGCCCTGACCGTAGTGGTGCTGCTGTTCGGCGAGGTCACGCCCAAGACGCTGGCCGCGCTGCACCCGGAACGCGTGGCGCTGCCGGCGTCCTATGTCTACTGGGTGCTGAAGTGGCCCTTGTTCCCGATCGTCTGGGTCATCAACCTGATCGGAAACGGCATCCTCAAGCTGCTGGGCGTGTCGCCGGAGGACGTGGCGCAACACAGCCTGTCGAGCGAGGAGCTGCGTTCGGTGGTCGCCGAAGCCGGCGCGATGATCCCGCAGCGACATCAGGCCATGCTGTTGTCGGTGCTCGATCTGGAACGCGTCACCGTCGAGGACATCATGGTCCCGCGCAACGAGATCATCGGCATCGATCTGGGCGATTCGGCCGAGGAAATTCGCGAACAGCTGACCACCACCGAACATACGCGTCTGCCGCTGTTCGACGGGTCGATCGACGATCTGCGCGGCATCGTTCACGTCCGCGACGCGATGACCCTGGCGGTGGAAGACCGGCTGTCCGGCCCCGCGCTGCTCCAGATCACGCGCGAGCCTTACTACGTGCCCGAGAGCACGCCGCTGAACCAGCAGCTGCTGAACTTCCAGAACCAGAAGCGGCGGCTCGGTTTCGTGGTCGACGAATACGGCGACATCCAGGGCCTGGTCACGCTGACCGACATCCTTCAGGAAATCGTCGGCGAGTTCACGCCGGACCCGTCCACGCAGATCCGCAATGTGTTCATGGACGAGGACGGCAGCTACCTCATCAACGGCAGCGTGACATTGCGCGGCCTCAACCGCTCGCTGGGGTGGAAACTGCCGACCACCGGGCCGCGCACCGTCAACGGCCTGATCATGGAGCAGCTCGAAAAGATCCCGAAGACCGGGGACCTGCTGGAGCTGCGCGGCTATACCTTCGAGATCACCGAAGTGCGCGCCAACGCCGTCAAGACCGCACGCATCCGCACGCCGCAGATGAATCATCGTGCCGAGACACCCGAGCGCACACGGCGCTAG
- a CDS encoding Maf family nucleotide pyrophosphatase: protein MSAAALILASQSRYRAELLDRLRLPFLTDAADIDETPGFGEPPAALAERLAEHKARHVARRHPGAWVIGSDQVAACADKLLGKPGTLASARSQLAQLSGRQARFHTAVCLISPAGDARQALDTTAVRMRHLDSNQIERYLALEPALDCAGSFKCEGYGITLFESIEASDPTALIGLPLIALSRLLSEAGWPLP from the coding sequence ATGTCTGCAGCCGCCCTGATTCTCGCCTCGCAGTCCCGATACCGGGCCGAACTCCTCGACCGGCTGCGCCTCCCATTCCTCACCGACGCGGCCGATATCGACGAAACACCGGGGTTCGGTGAGCCGCCCGCGGCACTGGCGGAACGGCTGGCGGAGCACAAGGCCCGCCACGTCGCCCGCCGCCATCCCGGCGCCTGGGTCATCGGTTCCGACCAAGTCGCCGCCTGCGCAGACAAGCTGCTCGGCAAGCCGGGCACACTGGCCTCGGCGCGCTCTCAACTGGCGCAGCTGTCAGGGCGACAAGCACGCTTTCACACGGCGGTCTGCCTGATCTCGCCCGCCGGCGATGCGCGACAGGCGCTGGACACGACGGCCGTGCGCATGCGCCATCTCGACTCGAATCAGATCGAACGCTATCTGGCGCTGGAACCGGCGCTGGACTGCGCCGGCAGCTTCAAGTGCGAGGGCTACGGCATCACACTGTTCGAATCCATCGAGGCCTCCGATCCGACCGCACTGATCGGACTGCCGCTGATCGCGCTGAGCCGGCTGCTGAGCGAGGCTGGCTGGCCGCTGCCCTGA
- the plsX gene encoding phosphate acyltransferase PlsX, which translates to MSGDHGHTVAVESALSFLRDYQDVKLILVGDEAALRSALGRSISPQIEIQAASEVVSMDELPSRALRTKKDSSMRVAINLVKDGRAQACVSAGNTGALMGIAKFVLKTLPGIDRPAMLSPMPTLKGHTHMLDLGANAVCTAEQLFQFAVMGSVLVSAVNGLSKPSVGLLNIGSEEIKGVESIRQAASLIQQADLNYAGFIEGDEIFTGAVDVVVCDGFAGNVALKTSEGVAKLVRQFMKEEFTRNMFTKLSAIAARPVLQAFADRIDPRRYNGASFLGLRGVVIKSHGGADVLAFANAIRVARLEVQKAVPMRISTLLASTLGESATADPMQESGRWMAAGGES; encoded by the coding sequence ATGAGCGGCGATCACGGCCATACGGTCGCGGTCGAATCCGCTCTTTCGTTTTTGCGCGACTATCAAGACGTCAAGCTGATACTCGTGGGGGACGAGGCTGCCCTGCGCTCGGCACTGGGGCGCTCGATTTCGCCGCAGATCGAGATTCAGGCCGCGTCCGAGGTCGTCTCGATGGACGAGCTTCCGTCGCGCGCACTGCGCACGAAGAAGGACTCTTCGATGCGTGTGGCGATCAATCTGGTCAAGGACGGCCGCGCCCAGGCCTGTGTGTCGGCGGGGAACACCGGCGCCCTGATGGGCATCGCCAAGTTCGTGCTCAAGACGCTGCCGGGAATCGATCGCCCGGCGATGCTGTCGCCGATGCCCACGCTCAAGGGGCATACCCACATGCTGGACCTCGGCGCCAATGCCGTATGCACCGCGGAGCAGCTGTTCCAGTTCGCGGTGATGGGCTCGGTACTGGTCAGCGCGGTCAACGGTTTGTCGAAACCGAGCGTGGGTCTGCTCAATATCGGCTCCGAGGAGATCAAGGGCGTCGAATCGATCCGACAGGCGGCGAGCCTGATCCAGCAGGCGGATCTCAACTACGCCGGATTCATCGAAGGCGACGAGATTTTCACCGGCGCGGTCGATGTGGTGGTCTGCGACGGGTTTGCCGGCAACGTGGCGCTCAAGACCAGCGAAGGCGTGGCCAAGCTGGTTCGCCAGTTCATGAAGGAAGAATTCACGCGCAACATGTTCACCAAGCTGTCGGCGATCGCGGCCCGGCCTGTACTGCAGGCCTTTGCCGACCGTATCGACCCGCGTCGCTACAACGGCGCGAGTTTTCTGGGCTTGCGCGGCGTGGTCATCAAGTCGCACGGCGGTGCCGACGTGCTGGCTTTCGCCAACGCGATTCGTGTAGCGCGACTGGAAGTGCAGAAAGCGGTGCCGATGCGTATCAGCACCTTGCTGGCGTCCACGCTCGGGGAAAGCGCCACCGCGGACCCGATGCAGGAAAGCGGGCGCTGGATGGCCGCAGGCGGCGAGTCCTAA
- the ccsA gene encoding cytochrome c biogenesis protein CcsA: MALTLITAAAYLAASALARLGLRHVGTTAAIAMLIHAWLLNLQLFRHGALTIGVTEGVSLIAWLSALLLWTACWRQPLQMLGVVLYPVAALATLLATLLPSPSQALPMRDWRLETHVVLSVLSAGVMTLAALQSLALAAQDRLLHHYSSTGWAVRLPPLQTMERLLFGTIALGWWLLSCTLLTGFLFVEDLFAQHLVHKTILSIFAWAVFGILLLGRMRFGWRGRRAIRWTLAGYLLLILAYFGSKVVLELILGKHWG; this comes from the coding sequence CTGGCACTGACACTGATCACCGCGGCCGCCTATCTCGCCGCCTCGGCGCTGGCGCGGCTCGGCCTGCGCCATGTCGGCACCACGGCGGCCATCGCCATGCTGATCCACGCCTGGCTGCTGAACCTTCAGCTGTTCCGCCATGGCGCCCTGACGATCGGCGTCACCGAAGGCGTATCGCTGATCGCCTGGCTCAGTGCGCTGCTGCTGTGGACCGCCTGCTGGCGACAGCCATTGCAGATGCTCGGGGTCGTGCTCTATCCGGTCGCCGCACTCGCCACGCTGCTGGCCACGCTGCTTCCGTCCCCGTCGCAGGCCTTGCCGATGCGCGACTGGCGGCTGGAAACCCATGTCGTTCTGTCGGTGCTCAGTGCCGGAGTGATGACGCTGGCGGCCTTGCAGTCGCTCGCGCTGGCGGCACAGGACCGCCTGCTGCATCACTATTCGTCGACCGGATGGGCAGTGCGGCTGCCCCCCTTGCAGACCATGGAACGCCTGTTGTTCGGCACCATCGCCCTCGGTTGGTGGCTGCTGAGCTGCACCTTGCTGACCGGTTTTCTGTTCGTGGAAGACCTGTTCGCGCAGCATCTGGTGCACAAGACCATCCTGTCGATCTTCGCCTGGGCGGTGTTCGGCATTCTGCTGCTGGGGCGCATGCGCTTCGGCTGGCGCGGCCGTCGCGCGATCCGGTGGACGTTGGCGGGCTATCTGCTGCTGATCCTGGCCTACTTCGGCAGCAAGGTCGTGCTTGAACTGATCCTCGGAAAACACTGGGGATAG
- a CDS encoding Stp1/IreP family PP2C-type Ser/Thr phosphatase — MALQDKVATALLTHPGRVRTNNEDAIAEDPQLGLLVLADGMGGYNAGEIASGIAVATILDIVRRDWDQREHGQIEAASGYSSEALLLRQAVETAHSAIQHVAESQPQCQGMGTTVVCCLLHDDRLSIAYVGDSRLYRLREGELDQITRDHSLLEELVARGHYTREEAGRLVRKNIVTRALGVERSVEVDLIEDTLQPGDIVLLCSDGLCDLLSDEEIALTLRRFADNLPKAASALVDAANAAGGKDNIAVILARLDQSLARGKRWYERFVEWF; from the coding sequence ATGGCATTACAGGACAAGGTCGCCACCGCGCTGCTGACCCACCCGGGGCGCGTTCGGACCAATAACGAGGACGCGATCGCCGAAGACCCTCAACTCGGCCTGCTGGTGCTGGCCGACGGCATGGGCGGTTACAACGCCGGCGAAATCGCCAGCGGCATCGCCGTCGCCACGATCCTCGACATCGTCCGGCGCGACTGGGACCAGCGCGAACACGGCCAGATCGAAGCGGCCAGCGGCTATTCCAGCGAGGCGCTACTGCTGCGCCAGGCCGTGGAGACCGCACACAGCGCGATTCAGCACGTCGCTGAATCACAGCCACAATGTCAGGGCATGGGCACCACGGTGGTGTGCTGCCTGCTGCACGACGACCGCCTGTCGATCGCCTATGTCGGCGACTCGCGCCTGTACCGGCTGCGCGAAGGCGAACTCGACCAGATCACGCGCGACCACTCCCTGCTCGAGGAACTGGTGGCGCGGGGTCACTACACGCGCGAGGAAGCCGGGCGCCTGGTGCGCAAGAACATCGTCACCCGTGCGCTGGGCGTGGAGCGTTCGGTCGAGGTCGATCTGATCGAGGACACCCTGCAACCGGGCGACATCGTGCTGCTGTGTTCCGACGGGCTCTGCGACCTGCTCAGCGACGAGGAAATCGCGTTAACCCTGCGACGGTTTGCTGATAACCTCCCGAAAGCGGCAAGCGCGCTGGTGGATGCCGCCAACGCAGCCGGAGGCAAGGATAATATCGCGGTCATTCTGGCGCGCCTGGATCAGTCACTGGCCCGAGGCAAGCGCTGGTACGAACGGTTTGTGGAATGGTTCTAG
- a CDS encoding CHASE2 domain-containing protein, which yields MFVVLAYLVFGRAFQTLERSAYDVGVQLRDETPSDRIAIIAIDDASIDRLGRWPWPRNLHAAMIDLLHGGGAKAIGNTVFYFEDQLDPGLAALRELSAQLAASPLIQTVPSEIEQFGAALDALAADNAAAGVLAQRYHRSALATEYSASLDRFAARLLEAQRGLSVDDTLRQSLSNAGNVALALHFRIGVPIGRPDAPLPDYVSRNALTHVVDRIDARTQGLRPVPALAAQIPVAGIGRAAAMIGHLNTLPDVDGAMRFEPLVVQYYDAYYPSLSLAMAAAALNLGVDDIEVRLGEGIALGGLEIPTRSDLQMYTHFYGDQGGRAAFKVYSFFDVFSGTVPASQFRDKLVLIGATATGIGDSLATPVSPSMAPVEAMAHTVSSILQGDFYVRPEWAMFAEIGALLAAALYLALLLPALGPAVAALLTSLLVVLLVGTQLYLMIDLGLWLKLVTPALLLVTGHLFMTVKRLRITEMLKSRTEVEGAESNRMLGLAFQGQGQLDMAFEKFRRVQPVDDKLLELLYNLALDFERRRQFNKAESVYQFIAGQDRDFRDVTEKLTRARRLSETVILGGGASSHPGGTMVLDKTEQMEKPMLGRYQVEKELGKGAMGIVYLGRDPKIGRQVAIKTMALSQNFEEDELDDARARFFREAETAGRLSHPNIVSIFDAGEEHDLAFIAMEFVGGHDLTRHTKANALLPVVDVLRHIADAAEALDYAHQQGVVHRDVKPANLMLVERSNTVKVMDFGIARITDSSKTKTGMVLGTPSYMSPEQLAGKKVDGRSDLFSLGVTLYQLLTGALPFQADSLATLMYRIANETPAPATTLRPDLPAGVSPILDRAMSKPLERRYALGAEFSAELRVLLQTLS from the coding sequence CTGTTCGTCGTGCTCGCGTATCTGGTATTCGGACGCGCCTTCCAGACCCTGGAACGCAGCGCCTACGACGTGGGCGTGCAGCTGCGCGACGAGACGCCGAGCGACCGTATCGCAATCATCGCGATCGACGACGCCAGCATCGACCGCCTCGGCCGCTGGCCCTGGCCTCGCAACCTCCACGCGGCAATGATCGATCTGCTGCACGGAGGCGGCGCCAAGGCGATCGGCAACACGGTGTTCTACTTCGAGGATCAGCTCGATCCGGGCCTGGCGGCGCTGCGCGAACTGTCGGCTCAACTTGCCGCCTCGCCGCTGATCCAGACCGTGCCGTCCGAGATCGAGCAATTCGGCGCGGCGCTGGATGCGCTCGCAGCCGACAACGCGGCTGCCGGCGTGCTCGCTCAGCGCTACCACCGCTCGGCGCTGGCCACCGAATACAGCGCCTCGCTGGACCGTTTCGCGGCACGGCTGCTTGAAGCCCAACGCGGCCTTTCGGTGGATGACACACTGCGACAGTCGCTGTCGAACGCCGGCAACGTCGCACTGGCCCTGCATTTCCGCATCGGCGTTCCGATCGGACGACCCGACGCGCCGCTGCCGGACTACGTCAGCCGCAACGCGCTGACCCACGTCGTCGACCGGATCGACGCGCGCACGCAGGGCCTGCGGCCGGTTCCGGCGCTGGCGGCCCAGATCCCGGTGGCAGGCATCGGGCGCGCCGCCGCGATGATCGGCCACCTCAACACGCTGCCGGACGTCGACGGCGCCATGCGTTTCGAACCCCTGGTGGTGCAGTACTACGACGCCTACTACCCGTCACTGTCGCTGGCGATGGCGGCCGCGGCGCTGAACCTGGGGGTGGACGACATCGAGGTCCGGCTCGGCGAGGGCATCGCACTCGGCGGGCTAGAAATCCCGACACGCTCCGACCTGCAGATGTACACCCACTTCTACGGCGACCAGGGCGGCAGAGCCGCGTTCAAGGTCTATTCGTTCTTCGACGTGTTCAGTGGCACGGTGCCGGCCAGCCAGTTCCGCGACAAACTGGTGCTGATCGGCGCCACTGCCACCGGCATCGGTGACAGTCTGGCGACGCCGGTCTCGCCGAGCATGGCGCCGGTCGAAGCGATGGCGCACACCGTGTCGAGCATCCTGCAGGGCGATTTCTATGTCCGCCCCGAATGGGCGATGTTCGCCGAGATCGGCGCCCTGCTGGCCGCGGCGCTGTATCTCGCGCTGCTGCTGCCGGCACTGGGGCCGGCCGTGGCCGCCCTGCTGACGAGCCTGCTGGTGGTACTGCTGGTGGGCACGCAGCTCTACCTGATGATCGACCTGGGGCTGTGGCTGAAGCTGGTGACGCCCGCCCTGCTGCTGGTGACCGGTCACCTGTTCATGACGGTCAAACGCTTGCGCATCACCGAAATGCTGAAGTCGCGCACCGAAGTCGAGGGCGCCGAATCCAACCGCATGCTCGGCCTCGCATTCCAGGGCCAGGGCCAGCTGGACATGGCCTTCGAGAAGTTCCGCCGCGTGCAGCCGGTCGACGACAAGCTGCTGGAGCTGCTCTACAACCTGGCACTGGATTTCGAACGCCGGCGCCAGTTCAACAAGGCCGAGTCGGTCTATCAGTTCATCGCCGGACAGGACCGCGACTTCCGCGATGTGACGGAGAAGCTGACGCGTGCGCGGCGTCTGTCCGAAACCGTGATCCTCGGCGGCGGCGCCAGCTCGCACCCCGGCGGCACGATGGTGCTGGACAAGACCGAGCAGATGGAAAAGCCGATGCTGGGGCGCTACCAGGTCGAAAAGGAACTCGGCAAGGGCGCGATGGGCATCGTCTATCTCGGACGCGACCCCAAGATCGGCCGGCAGGTGGCGATCAAGACCATGGCCCTGTCACAGAACTTCGAAGAGGACGAGCTCGACGACGCGCGCGCCCGCTTCTTCCGCGAGGCCGAGACCGCCGGGCGGCTCAGCCACCCGAATATCGTCTCGATCTTCGACGCCGGAGAAGAGCACGACCTGGCGTTCATCGCGATGGAATTCGTCGGCGGTCACGATCTCACGCGCCACACCAAGGCCAATGCCCTGCTGCCGGTCGTCGATGTGCTGCGCCACATCGCCGACGCGGCCGAAGCGCTGGACTACGCGCATCAGCAGGGGGTGGTTCATCGTGATGTGAAACCGGCGAACTTGATGTTGGTGGAGCGATCGAACACCGTAAAGGTCATGGACTTCGGCATCGCCCGCATCACTGACTCAAGCAAGACCAAGACCGGCATGGTGCTGGGCACGCCCAGCTACATGTCGCCCGAACAACTCGCCGGCAAGAAGGTGGACGGACGTTCGGACCTGTTTTCGCTGGGCGTCACGCTCTATCAGTTGCTGACCGGCGCCCTGCCATTTCAGGCGGACTCGCTGGCGACGCTGATGTACCGCATCGCCAACGAAACGCCGGCGCCTGCGACCACGCTGCGGCCGGACCTTCCCGCCGGCGTCTCACCGATCCTGGATCGCGCCATGAGCAAACCGCTTGAACGACGCTACGCGCTCGGCGCCGAATTTTCAGCCGAGCTGCGCGTGCTGCTGCAGACTCTGAGCTGA
- a CDS encoding FHA domain-containing protein: MGKLIVTDAAGAVSEVVLDKERVSIGRHPDNDICLADKSVSGRHAVIVTILQDSFLEDLDSTNGTQVNGRQVAKHSLSHGDTVTVGRNFLRYESALLGQDDALDQTVILKPSQIDAATASAAPVPTAPPVGRLEVISGANAGRGLELTKALTTLGKPGVQVVAITRRADGYYIVHVSGDKERGQPRLNGTAIGSAARRLETGDEFELSGTRIRFVQE, encoded by the coding sequence ATGGGAAAACTGATCGTCACGGACGCGGCCGGAGCCGTGAGCGAAGTCGTTCTCGACAAGGAACGCGTTTCGATCGGACGCCATCCCGACAACGACATCTGTCTCGCCGACAAGTCCGTGTCCGGGCGTCATGCCGTGATCGTGACCATTCTCCAGGACTCGTTCCTGGAAGACCTCGATTCCACCAACGGCACCCAGGTCAATGGGCGCCAGGTCGCCAAGCATTCTCTGTCGCACGGCGACACCGTCACCGTCGGTCGCAATTTCCTGCGCTACGAAAGCGCCCTGCTGGGCCAGGACGATGCGCTCGATCAAACCGTGATCCTCAAGCCCAGCCAGATCGACGCGGCCACCGCCAGCGCGGCGCCGGTGCCCACGGCACCCCCGGTCGGACGACTCGAAGTGATCAGCGGTGCCAACGCCGGGCGCGGGCTGGAGCTGACCAAGGCGCTGACCACGCTAGGCAAGCCCGGGGTTCAAGTGGTGGCGATCACTCGTCGTGCCGATGGCTACTACATCGTTCATGTCAGCGGCGACAAGGAACGGGGTCAACCGCGGCTCAACGGCACGGCGATCGGTTCTGCTGCACGCCGGCTTGAAACCGGCGACGAGTTCGAACTCAGCGGAACGCGCATCCGCTTCGTGCAGGAATAA